Genomic window (Gammaproteobacteria bacterium):
GGGTGCGGATTTCGCCGCGGTCGCCTTCGGTGCGCGCCGCTTTGGCGCCACGCCGCGGGCCGCCTGGGGTGCGGCGGCCGGGATGCTCGTCGGGCTGTTCTTCGGGCTGCCCGGCATCCTGCTCGGGCCGTTCCTCGGCGCGATGCTCGGCGAGCTGCTGGGCAACCGCTCGCTGCGTCAGGCGGGACTGGCGAGCCTGGGCGCCACGCTCGGCCTCGCCTTCGGCGCCGCGGTGAAGATGGCGCTCGCCTTCGTCATGCTCGGCATCTTCCTGGTGGCACGCTTCAGCAGCGGCAATGGTGCCTGACAGGAAAAGGTGCCAAAGGAAAAGGTGCCGGAAAAGGTGCCTCAAAGGAAAAGGTGCCTGACATATTTTCCGTTTACGGAAAATATGTCAGGCACCTTTTCCTTTGAGGCACCTTTTCCGGCACCTTTTCCTTTTTCCTTTGTTGCGGCGCCTTTCCGTCGTGGCAGGCTCAGTCGTCGCCCATGCCGAGCAGGGCCAGCAGGTTGACGAAAATGTTGTAGATGCTGACGTAGAGGCTCACGGTGGCGAGGATGTAGTTGTCCTGGCCGCCGTGGATGATGGCACTGGTCTCGTGGAGGATCATGCCGGCCATGAGGATGACCACACCCGCGGAGATCGCCATCTGGAAAGCCGACAGGTCGACGAACAGGCCGACGAGGATCACGCCGAGCAGGCCGAAGAGACCGACCGTGAGGAAGCTGCCCATGAAGCCCATGTCGCGGCGTGACCTGATGGTGTAGGCGCTGAGGCCGGCGAACAGCAGGCCGGTCACGCCGAGGCTGGTCATCACCAGCTCGCCGCCATTCGGCACCGCGCGCAGGTAGGCGCTGAGCAGCGGGCCGAGCGTCAGGCCCATGAAGCCGGTCAGGGCGAATACCGCGGCGATACCCGCGGCCGAGTTGCGCAGCCGGAAGGTGAGGAACAGCAGGCCGAAGTACCCCACCAGCGTGACGATGGGCCCGAGGTAGGGCATGCCGACCGCCATGGCGACGCCGGCCATCGCCGCGCTGAAGAGCAGCGTGGCGGCCAGCAGCATGTAGGTGTTGCGCAGCACGCGGTTGGTTGCCAGTTCCGATGGCCTGGCAACGGCGCCTCCGGTGAAGCTGCCACCAGGGCCGCTGCGATCACCTGTCACCACCCGCAATCCGCGCTCGTCCGCCATGCTGCATCTCCTTCAAGAAAGCCGCTTCGGCTCGCGAGTCATTATGCCGGGCGCGCCGCAGGACTCAAGGACCTGCGTTATGACATGATCGAAGCTGGCGACGGGGAGCAATGCGGCATGAAACTGCAGCAGCAGGTCATCTGGATCACCGGCGCGTCCTCCGGTGTCGGCGAGGGCATGGCCCGGGTCTTCCACCGCGAAGGCGCCCACCTCATCCTGTCGGCGCGGCGGGAAGCCGAACTCCAGCGTGTCAAGGCCAGCTGCCAGGGCCCGGGAACCATCGACATCCTGCCCTTCGACATATGCGATGCCACGGCACGCGAGGCCGCCGCGCGCAGCGTGCTGAGCCGCCACCCACGCCTCGACGTGCTGGTGAACAACGCCGGCATCGGCCAGCGAGCCGCTGCCCGCGACACCACGCTGGAGGTGGTGCGCCGCATCATGGAGGTGGACTTCTTCGCGCCGGTGGCGCTGGCCGGGCTGGTCCTGCCGCGCATGATCGCGCAGCGCTCCGGGCGCTTCGTGGTGACCTCCTCGGTGGCCGGCAAGCACGCCGTGCCCCACCACAGTGCCTACTGCGCGGCCAAGCACGCGCTGCATGGCTACTTCGACACGCTGCGCGTCGAGCACCTGCAGGACGGCATCCGCGTCACGCTGCTGGTGATCGCCGGCATCAGCAGCAACGTCTTTCGTCACGCGCTCACCGGCAGTGGCGCGGAATACGGCCCCAGCAGCTGGGACAACCGGAACGGCATGCCGGCCGAGGAGTGCGCCGCGCGCGTCGTCGACGGCATGCTCGCCGACGAGCAGGAAATGGTCATCGGCATCGACCAGGCACTGCAGGCGATGCGCCTGCGCGAGCGGGACCCGCAGGCCTTCGTCGAGCGCATGGCCGGGATGATGAAATGGATGGAGTCGCGGTAGCGGCGCACCGGGGGAGATTCCATCCATCCGGCTCCGGCTCCGGGCGGGGCGTGTGGCTTCGCACCGGCTTCCTCATGCAGAATAGGTATAGCCGGGTCCGGGCGACGTCGATCCGGCAATAATAAGTTCATATTAAACAGTTTATTACAGGGCTTTCCGCATCCAGGATAGAAGCTGATTCCGCAGCTGTCCACGGAGCGCCCGGCGGGTCGAGATGGAGATATACAAGGAGTTCATGTTCGAGGCGGCACACCGCCTGCCGAACGTGCCCGCGGGCCATCGCTGCGCCCGGCTGCACGGCCACTCCTGGAAGGGCACGCTGTACGTGCGCGGCGCGGTGGGCGAGCACAGTGGCTGGATCATGGACTACGCCGACATCCGCCAGGCCTTCGATCCGCTCTACCAGCAGCTCGACCACAACTACCTCAACGACATCGAAGGCCTGGAGAATCCCACCAGCGAGGTGCTGGCGAAGTGGATCTGGGCGCGGCTGAAGCCGCGGCTTCCCGGCCTCTCGCGCGTGGTGATCAACGAGACCTGCACCTCGGGCTGCATCTACCAGGGCGAGGAGGAGTAGGCGGCATGGCGCCCGGGCAGCCGGCCACCAGGGCGGGCGCGGCGCCGCCTGCCGCGGAAGCGGCCATGCGCCGCGCGCTGGAGGCGGCGCGTCGTGCGGCGCTCGCCGGCGAGCCACCGATCGGCGCCTGCCTGGTGCGAGACGGCGAGGTGCTGGCCGTGGCATCGAACTGCGTGGTGTCGGAACTCGACATCACCGCGCATGCCGAGATGACGCTGATCCGCGACGCCTGCCGGCGCGGGCGCACGCTCAGTCTCGCCGGCTGCGAGCTGGTCGTCACCGTGGAGCCCTGCCCGATGTGTCTGGCGGCGAGCCACTACGCCGGCATCGACCGCGTCATCTTCGGCGCGACGCTGGAGGACCTGCACGCGCTGACCGGCGGCGAGCTGCTGGCCGGGCCGCGCGGCAGCCAGCCCGGCGGTCCGGAGGTCGAGGGTGGCCTGCTGCGCGCGGAGTCGCTGGCGCTGCTGCGCGCCTGGGCCGGTGGAGGGCGCGGATGAGCGCGGCGCCGGATGCGGCGAGGGCAGCGGCAGGTGTGGCGCAGTACGACGCCATCGCCGTGCCGTACCAGCGTTCGAAGGAATCACCGATCCGGCGCTATCTCGAAAGCCACGGCTTCTTCGCGCTGCTGGGCGAAGTGGCCGGCCTCGCGGTGCTGGACCTCGCCTGTGGTGACGGTTTCTATACGCGACAGCTGCGCCAGCGCGGCGCACGCCAGGTGCTGGGCGTGGACATCTCCACCGCCATGATCGGCCTGGCCCGCGGCCAGCTGCGCCCGACCGACGCGGACATCGACTACCTGGTGTGCGACGTGCAGGAGCTGCCGGTGCTCGGCCGCTTCGACATCGCCGCTGCCGCCTACCTGCTGCATTACGCGCGCGACGTCGGCGAGCTCGGCCGCATGTGCCGCAGCATCGCCCGCCAGCTGCCGCCGGGCGGCCGCCTGGTCGCCATCAACGAGAATCCAGATCAGCCCGAGTGCCGCTACGCCGGCTACCTGCGCTACGGCTTCAGCAAGAGCGTGGCCTCGCCACGCAGCGAGGGCTCGCCGATCACCTACGCCATGATCAGCGGCCGCGAGCTGTTCCGCTTCGAGGTCTACCATTTCGAGCGCGCCACCTACGAGGCGGCACTGGCCGCGGC
Coding sequences:
- a CDS encoding SDR family NAD(P)-dependent oxidoreductase is translated as MKLQQQVIWITGASSGVGEGMARVFHREGAHLILSARREAELQRVKASCQGPGTIDILPFDICDATAREAAARSVLSRHPRLDVLVNNAGIGQRAAARDTTLEVVRRIMEVDFFAPVALAGLVLPRMIAQRSGRFVVTSSVAGKHAVPHHSAYCAAKHALHGYFDTLRVEHLQDGIRVTLLVIAGISSNVFRHALTGSGAEYGPSSWDNRNGMPAEECAARVVDGMLADEQEMVIGIDQALQAMRLRERDPQAFVERMAGMMKWMESR
- the queD gene encoding 6-carboxytetrahydropterin synthase QueD: MEIYKEFMFEAAHRLPNVPAGHRCARLHGHSWKGTLYVRGAVGEHSGWIMDYADIRQAFDPLYQQLDHNYLNDIEGLENPTSEVLAKWIWARLKPRLPGLSRVVINETCTSGCIYQGEEE
- a CDS encoding class I SAM-dependent methyltransferase, with protein sequence MSAAPDAARAAAGVAQYDAIAVPYQRSKESPIRRYLESHGFFALLGEVAGLAVLDLACGDGFYTRQLRQRGARQVLGVDISTAMIGLARGQLRPTDADIDYLVCDVQELPVLGRFDIAAAAYLLHYARDVGELGRMCRSIARQLPPGGRLVAINENPDQPECRYAGYLRYGFSKSVASPRSEGSPITYAMISGRELFRFEVYHFERATYEAALAAAGFTDIRWHPLQLDPQGLAVMGAEYWSEYLGNPPVVGLTARRAG
- a CDS encoding DUF456 domain-containing protein, yielding MEGLLWAAALLLVALGLAGLVLPALPGIPLLFLGLVAAAWAEGFAHVGAGTIAVLALLALLAWGADFAAVAFGARRFGATPRAAWGAAAGMLVGLFFGLPGILLGPFLGAMLGELLGNRSLRQAGLASLGATLGLAFGAAVKMALAFVMLGIFLVARFSSGNGA
- a CDS encoding Bax inhibitor-1/YccA family protein; this encodes MADERGLRVVTGDRSGPGGSFTGGAVARPSELATNRVLRNTYMLLAATLLFSAAMAGVAMAVGMPYLGPIVTLVGYFGLLFLTFRLRNSAAGIAAVFALTGFMGLTLGPLLSAYLRAVPNGGELVMTSLGVTGLLFAGLSAYTIRSRRDMGFMGSFLTVGLFGLLGVILVGLFVDLSAFQMAISAGVVILMAGMILHETSAIIHGGQDNYILATVSLYVSIYNIFVNLLALLGMGDD
- a CDS encoding nucleoside deaminase, which gives rise to MRRALEAARRAALAGEPPIGACLVRDGEVLAVASNCVVSELDITAHAEMTLIRDACRRGRTLSLAGCELVVTVEPCPMCLAASHYAGIDRVIFGATLEDLHALTGGELLAGPRGSQPGGPEVEGGLLRAESLALLRAWAGGGRG